A single genomic interval of Zingiber officinale cultivar Zhangliang chromosome 4A, Zo_v1.1, whole genome shotgun sequence harbors:
- the LOC121972124 gene encoding phosphatidate cytidylyltransferase 1-like yields the protein MSSLQRNHSGKIRHRRHSTEAAPDVNGSVKPSLLVNDQNKYKTMLVRAHSSLWMLLGFSLVIYMGHLYICAFIVGIQIIMARELFALRKQAYEDKKLPGFRILIWYFFFTAMLFAYGRFISRQLVNTVTSDKLYYKVVSGLVKYQMVICYFLYIAGFMWFILTLKKRTYKYQFGQYAWTHMILLLVFAQSSFTVANIFEGIFWFLLPASLIAINDVAAYFFGFFFGRTPLIKLSPKKTWEGFIGASFATIISAFVLADILGRFRWLTCPRKDLSTGWLHCDPGLPFKPESYPLPGWFPWKEWSVMPIQWHALALGLFASIIAPFGGFFASGLKRAFKIKDFGDSIPGHGGFTDRMDCQMMMAVFAYIYHQSFVTSQGFSVELILDQIINHLTDQEQHDLHFQLGKILRGRLEELLLQ from the exons ATGAGTTCACTTCAAAGAAATCATTCAGGCAAGATTCGGCATCGCAGACATTCAACTGAG GCTGCTCCTGATGTTAACGGTTCTGTTAAGCCTAGTTTACTTGTTAATGATCAAAACAAGTACAAAACTATGCTTGTTCGGGCACATTCATCATTGTGGATGCTACTTGGGTTTTCATTGGTTATCTACATGGGACATCTATATATTTGTGCTTTCATTGTGGGCATTCAAATTATTATGGCACGGGAATTATTCGCATTACGGAAACAAGCCTATGAAGATAAGAAACTGCCAGGGTTCAGAATTTTAATTTG GTACTTTTTTTTCACTGCAATGTTATTCGCTTATGGGCGTTTCATCAGTCGACAACTAGTGAACACGGTGACTTCAGATAAACTATATTATAAGGTTGTCAGTGGGCTTGTCAAATATCAGATGGTGATATGCTATTTCTTATACATAGCAG GTTTCATGTGGTTTATTCTTACACTAAAGAAGAGGACATACAAGTACCAGTTTGGACAATATGCATGGACTCACATGATACTTCTTCTAGTGTTTGCACAATCTTCCTTTACTGTTGCAAATATTTTTGAAGGAATTTTTTG GTTCCTGTTGCCTGCTTCTCTTATTGCAATCAATGATGTTGCTGCATACTTCTTTGGCTTCTTCTTTGGGAGAACACCATTGATCAAATTATCTCCAAAGAAAACATGGGAGGGTTTTATTGGTGCATCTTTTGCAACTATTATTTCTGCATTTGTA ctagCAGATATATTGGGGCGTTTCCGGTGGCTAACATGTCCAAGGAAG GATTTGTCCACTGGCTGGCTTCACTGTGATCCCGGTCTACCATTCAAGCCAGAAAGTTATCCCTTACCGGGTTGG TTTCCATGGAAGGAATGGTCAGTTATGCCCATTCAGTGGCATGCTTTAGCACTTGGACTCTTTGCATCAATCATAGCACCTTTTGGAGGTTTCTTTGCAAGTGGTCTGAAGCGGGCTTTCAAGATCAAG GATTTTGGTGATAGCATTCCTGGACATGGTGGGTTTACAGATAGAATGGATTGCCAG ATGATGATGGCTGTCTTTGCATACATCTACCATCAATCCTTCGTCACATCCCAGGGATTTTCAGTAGAGTTGATCCTCGATCAG ATAATAAACCATTTGACCGATCAAGAGCAGCATGATCTGCACTTTCAACTAGGGAAGATTCTCAGGGGAAGGCTAGAAGAACTACTACTACAATGA
- the LOC121972129 gene encoding calcium-binding protein KRP1-like encodes MAARRQVVEFEDHLPLMAEKLGEEGLMEELCNGFRLLMDPARGLITFDSLKRNAALLGLSALADDDLRAMLREGDGDGDGALNQLEFCVLMLRLSPQIMDAPRRWLDDAFRRTFGSPAGFMS; translated from the coding sequence ATGGCGGCGCGCCGGCAGGTAGTGGAGTTCGAGGACCACCTCCCTCTGATGGCGGAGAAGCTGGGCGAGGAGGGGCTCATGGAGGAGCTCTGCAACGGCTTCCGCCTCCTCATGGACCCCGCCCGAGGCCTCATCACCTTCGACAGTCTCAAGCGCAACGCCGCGCTGCTCGGACTCTCCGCCCTTGCGGACGACGACCTCCGCGCCATGCTCCGCGagggcgacggcgacggcgacggcgccCTTAACCAGTTGGAGTTCTGCGTCCTCATGCTCCGCCTCAGCCCCCAAATAATGGACGCCCCCCGACGCTGGCTGGACGACGCCTTCCGGCGAACCTTCGGCTCCCCCGCCGGATTCATGAGCTAG
- the LOC121972126 gene encoding G-type lectin S-receptor-like serine/threonine-protein kinase B120, which yields MATSPPIAKILLLFSLHFLLCVSDNRLTPGQLMPSNETLTSGAFVLGFFSPRSSGGDLYLGIWYNISQRTVIWVANRESPVSGQPATLLFSVDDRSLRVVGSGGSNFTLWSANPLGAATEAVLLKNGNLVVRDGNGSVLWQSFDHPTDTFLPGMFFRYVHHERSHTRLTSWKAADDPSPGSFTFGFDSTATLQFMTWRGSEIYYRTSVWSGYAFGSWHTPSSNANFVIDFTVLEDEDGFNFTINVSDSSPYIRYTLNPSGQLQLLGWDSTWKLWQTFASVPYGCQVYGSCGQFAYCNVNGTVPACKCLEGFEPRSQTAWSGGDHSGGCSRTSALRCGEADDFLRVAGMKLPDQFVRVRNKKNMSECRSECLTNCSCQAFAYADLNMANAIAPRCLVWTGSFVDAEMIIGGEDLYLKIVNFNSGASSGKSRRRKILLLVLSISAAASALACALAAWKFDEQIKGVFRQTKNEELVRDSSLIQEFLNNFSGANEVAIGEAADQAPQLPLINFESLVLATDNFSVSNKLGQGGFGIVYKGVLHGGQEIALKRLIRGSGQGLVEFKNEINLIARLQHRNLVRLLGYCIHGEERLLAYEYMPNKSLDFFLFDPVQKVKLDWGKRFNVIKGIARALVYLHQDSRLRIVHRDLKVSNILLDKDMNPKISDFGMARIFRGNQNEANTKRVVGTYGYMSLEYAMQGLFSMKSDVYSFGVLLLEIVSGLQNRSFHLSLDFTHLLPYAWQLWNEGNAKDFIDPSSNTQSCYLDEALRSIHVGLLCVQDNPSDRPTMSSIVFMLDNEITISRTPKKPIFTIQRNDPSVENLEIYSPNNMTITTVEGR from the exons ATGGCGACGTCTCCGCCCATCGCTAaaatcctcctcctcttctctctGCATTTTCTTCTCTGCGTTTCAGATAACAGGCTGACCCCTGGCCAACTCATGCCTTCTAATGAGACCTTGACTAGCGGCGCCTTCGTCCTCGGCTTCTTCTCCCCAAGGAGTTCCGGCGGCGACCTCTACCTCGGCATCTGGTACAACATCTCCCAGAGGACCGTAATCTGGGTCGCCAACAGGGAGAGCCCTGTCAGCGGCCAGCCCGCAACTCTCCTCTTCTCCGTCGACGACCGCAGCCTCCGCGTCGTCGGCTCGGGCGGGAGCAACTTCACCTTATGGTCGGCGAACCCACTTGGAGCCGCCACGGAGGCGGTGCTACTCAAAAACGGGAACCTAGTCGTCCGAGACGGCAACGGCAGCGTCCTCTGGCAGAGCTTCGATCACCCGACGGACACCTTTCTGCCCGGCATGTTTTTCAGATACGTCCACCACGAACGTTCGCACACCCGGCTCACCTCGTGGAAGGCCGCCGACGACCCCTCGCCGGGGAGCTTCACCTTCGGCTTCGACTCGACCGCTACCCTTCAGTTCATGACATGGAGAGGCTCAGAGATCTACTACCGGACCTCAGTGTGGTCCGGATACGCGTTCGGCAGCTGGCACACCCCGAGCTCCAACGCCAACTTCGTGATCGACTTCACGGTCTTAGAAGACGAAGACGGATTCAACTTCACCATTAACGTATCAGACTCGTCGCCCTATATCAGGTACACCCTAAACCCCTCCGGCCAGCTGCAGCTCCTGGGCTGGGATTCCACATGGAAACTATGGCAAACCTTCGCATCTGTACCGTACGGCTGCCAAGTTTACGGATCCTGCGGCCAGTTCGCGTACTGCAACGTCAACGGAACAGTGCCGGCGTGCAAGTGCTTGGAAGGGTTCGAGCCGAGGTCGCAGACTGCTTGGAGCGGTGGCGACCATTCAGGCGGATGCTCGAGGACGAGTGCTCTCCGGTGCGGCGAGGCGGACGACTTCCTCAGAGTGGCAGGGATGAAATTGCCCGACCAATTCGTGCGCgtgaggaacaagaagaacaTGAGCGAGTGTAGGTCTGAGTGCTTGACCAATTGCTCCTGTCAAGCCTTTGCTTATGCTGATCTGAACATGGCGAATGCTATAGCTCCAAGGTGTTTGGTTTGGACGGGGAGCTTTGTTGATGCAGAGATGATAATTGGAGGAGAGGACTTGTATCTGAAGATCGTGAACTTCAATTCAG GTGCATCAAGCGGCAAGAGCAGGAGAAGGAAGATACTTCTGCTCGTGCTGTCCATTTCAGCAGCAGCCTCTGCTTTGGCCTGCGCCCTTGCAGCGTGGAAGTTTGATGAGCAAATAAAAGGTGTGTTCAGGCAAACAAAGAACGAAGAACTAGTACGCGATTCGAGCTTGATTCAAGAGTTCCTGAACAATTTCTCTGGTGCTAATGAAGTTGCAATAGGAGAGGCAGCAGATCAAGCTCCACAGCTTCCATTGATCAACTTTGAGAGCCTGGTTCTTGCCACTGACAACTTCTCTGTTTCAAATAAACTGGGACAAGGAGGCTTTGGCATAGTTTACAAG GGTGTTCTTCACGGAGGGCAAGAAATTGCACTTAAAAGACTAATTAGAGGGTCTGGACAAGGATTAGTAGAGTTTAAGAATGAGATTAACTTGATTGCTCGGTTGCAGCATAGGAACCTAGTCAGGCTCCTTGGCTATTGCATTCATGGAGAAGAGAGACTACTGGCTTATGAATACATGCCTAACAAGAGTTTGGACTTCTTCCTATTCG ATCCGGTGCAAAAGGTGAAGCTCGATTGGGGGAAGAGGTTCAACGTGATCAAAGGAATTGCTCGGGCACTTGTTTATCTTCATCAGGATTCGAGGTTACGGATTGTTCACCGTGATCTTAAGGTGAGCAATATTTTGTTGGACAAGGATATGAACCCGAAGATATCTGATTTTGGAATGGCAAGGATCTTCAGAGGGAACCAAAATGAAGCAAATACGAAAAGAGTGGTTGGAACTTA TGGATATATGTCTCTTGAATATGCAATGCAAGGACTCTTTTCTATGAAATCTGATGTATATAGCTTCGGAGTATTGCTCTTGGAGATTGTGAGCGGCCTACAAAATAGAAGCTTTCACCTCTCGCTCGACTTCACCCATCTCTTGCCTTAT GCATGGCAACTATGGAATGAAGGGAATGCAAAGGACTTCATAGATCCTTCTTCCAACACACAGTCTTGCTACCTAGATGAAGCATTAAGGAGCATCCATGTGGGTCTCTTGTGTGTTCAGGACAACCCAAGTGACCGGCCGACAATGTCGTCGATTGTTTTCATGCTTGACAATGAAATCACAATCTCTCGTACTCCTAAAAAGCCAATATTTACCATCCAAAGAAATGATCCATCAGTTGAAAACTTGGAGATTTATTCGCCAAACAATATGACCATCACAACGGTTGAAGGTCGTTAG
- the LOC121972128 gene encoding uncharacterized protein LOC121972128 encodes MNGMKAVKSAALGGYRSIGLFAGRAAVAAGLRASYPAIATVSVEGGPSMSICSLDKGSQEASPVSAVQKPWWEEEQEVVPLESLDPAPRLVFGPVPTLEEAKEATSDLVDTLKEMYPSLILSHSSTEVPHASFMFEAPVVVPSTPRHVAQAFALLQGNPQVQSVVASIAADKNVWAAVMNNPDVTEFYETHKSIVYPPESSCFVTEVPMADEDHKSSTTKPTKISQFMNLIHRAKDKMVEVVINISTFMQDFLDPKKAGNEQDKSFFNSSFGSSLMALAIATILVILFKRA; translated from the exons ATGAACGGAATGAAAGCCGTGAAGTCCGCGGCCCTTGGTGGCTACCGCTCGATCGGCTTGTTCGCAGGCCGTGCGGCTGTGGCGGCCGGCCTGAGGGCGAGCTATCCGGCCATCGCGACCGTATCCGTCGAGGGAGGACCGTCCATGTCCATTTGCTCTCTCGATAAGGGCTCTCAGGAGGCGTCTCCTGTGTCGGCCGTTCAGAAGCCGTGGTGGGAGGAGGAGCAGGAGGTCGTCCCCCTCGAATCGCTGGATCCAGCCCCAAGGCTCGTCTTCGGGCCCGTTCCGACGCTGGAGGAGGCCAAGGAGGCGACTTCCGATCTGGTAGATACCCTCAAGGA AATGTATCCTTCTCTGATTTTGAGTCATTCTTCCACGGAAGTTCCTCATGCGTCGTTCATGTTTGAAGCTCCAGTAGTTGTTCCATCTACTCCCAGACATGTTGCTCAAGCATTTGCATTGTTGCAAGGAAACCCTCAAGTCCAG AGTGTGGTAGCTTCAATTGCCGCTGACAAGAATGTTTGGGCTGCCGTAATGAACAACCCAGATGTTACAGAATTCTACGAGACTCACAAGTCAA TCGTCTACCCTCCTGAATCATCATGCTTTGTCACTGAGGTGCCCATGGCTGACGAAGATCACAAATCGTCTACTACCAAACCAACTAAAATTTCACAGTTCATGAACTTGATTCATAGGGCGAAAGATAAAATGGTAGAAGTAGTGATCAACATATCCACCTTCATGCAGGATTTTCTTGATCCTAAAAAAGCCGGCAATGAGCAGGATAAATCATTCTTCAACTCCAGTTTTGGATCATCTCTTATGGCTCTAGCAATTGCAACAATTCTGGTGATCTTGTTTAAGAGAGCATAG